One part of the Lycorma delicatula isolate Av1 chromosome 7, ASM4794821v1, whole genome shotgun sequence genome encodes these proteins:
- the LOC142327831 gene encoding uncharacterized protein LOC142327831, whose protein sequence is MYAIKNKNSNNIARLINAGADVNAVDINGRTSFCYAVIYCNDQDVVNLLINKGADSKTSNVFDRIWFRIEVVKKSDDKFMAKLISYTKHISYRNKDKIIRDVYGQTFLMYAIKLNMNKNIIFNAIHNVDNVNATDNKGNSALIYAIKYKCDIDIIIKLIEHGADINVIGADVNICDNKVLTPIMYAILYGKKHITLEIISTLIQSGAHIDAIDKDGRTALCYALSKKGFYDEEIAVLLLDNEASVHNYLANLSEKKNLYFIL, encoded by the exons ATgtatgctattaaaaataaaaatagtaacaatatCGCTAGATTGATTAATGCAGGAGCCGATGTAAATGCAGTGGATATAAATGGCAGAACAAGTTTTTGTTATGCTGTTATCTATTGTAATGATCAAGATGtagttaatttacttattaataaaggaGCTGATAGTAAAACAAGTAATGTTTTTGATCGGATTTGGTTCCGCATAGAAGTTGTGAAGAAGAGTGATGATAAATTTATGGCTAAACTTATTAGTTATACTAAACATATTAGTTATAGAAACAAGGATAAAATAATAAGAGATGTATATggtcaaacatttttaatgtatgcaataaaattaaatatgaataaaaacattatttttaatgccaTACATAATGTAGACAATGTGAATGCAACTGATAACAAAGGAAATTCAGCTCTAATTTATGCTATAAAGTATAAATGTGATATCGATATCATTATTAAACTCATAGAACATGGAGCTGATATTAACGTAATCG GTGCTGATGTAAATATTTGTGATAACAAAGTTTTAACGCCAATAATGTATGCTATATTATACggtaaaaaacatattacattagaAATTATATCTACATTAATTCAAAGTGGCGCACATATAGATGCTATTGATAAAGATGGTCGTACAGCTTTATGCTATGCACTTTCTAAAAAAGGCTTTTATGATGAGGAAATTGCAGTGTTACTGTTAGATAATGAAGCTAGTGTTCATAACTATTTGGCAaatctttctgaaaaaaaaaacctttactttaTACTCTAG